The Thiosulfativibrio zosterae genome has a window encoding:
- the glgA gene encoding glycogen synthase GlgA produces MKILFATSEAHPLIKTGGLADVSGSLPNAYAHLKHQVRLVIPAYGDIWEKVDHIKQVADFMVGACGRQVHVRIHSVKATGIDVPIWLVDVPELFNRPGNPYLSPDGADWWDNGERFGVFSKAVVELSMDRVGLNWKPDVVHANDWQTGLVPALLSMEAEKPKTLFTIHNMAYAGLFPKALFDGLWLPWEWWNPEAVEFHHNLSMLKAGIVMADWVTTVSPTYANEICYQEFAYGLEGTLIKRQKEGRLIGILNGIDTNVWNPETDAYIKRTYSSEKGRVAAKKENKTALLNFWDLPQEVSESEAIVVGLVGRLVPQKGIDLVLEVLPDLLEKTDARFVFVGTGSPNFEYALSEMAHQYPNRVMIYIGYSEALAHKVEAGADLFLMPSRFEPCGLNQLYSLAYGTLPVVHHTGGLADTVVNATDENIQAGTATGFVFYDPSRHALKSTLLHAFHLYGKKRTWQKIQKTGMEVNFGWDISAKRYIDLVK; encoded by the coding sequence GTGAAAATTTTATTTGCTACCTCAGAAGCACATCCACTGATTAAAACTGGCGGCTTAGCCGATGTGTCTGGCAGTTTGCCAAATGCTTATGCACACCTAAAGCATCAAGTGCGTTTAGTCATTCCAGCCTATGGTGATATCTGGGAAAAAGTTGACCACATTAAACAAGTTGCAGACTTTATGGTGGGAGCTTGTGGTCGACAAGTTCATGTTCGTATTCACAGCGTGAAAGCCACGGGCATAGATGTGCCTATTTGGTTAGTCGATGTTCCTGAGTTATTCAACAGACCTGGTAATCCTTACTTATCACCCGATGGTGCAGACTGGTGGGATAACGGCGAGCGTTTTGGGGTTTTTTCTAAAGCCGTTGTTGAGTTGTCTATGGACAGAGTGGGCTTAAACTGGAAACCCGATGTGGTTCATGCCAATGATTGGCAAACAGGTTTAGTGCCTGCCTTGCTGTCGATGGAAGCTGAAAAACCTAAAACTTTATTTACCATTCACAATATGGCTTATGCCGGTTTATTTCCTAAAGCGTTGTTTGATGGACTTTGGTTGCCTTGGGAATGGTGGAATCCAGAAGCGGTTGAGTTTCATCACAATTTGTCCATGTTAAAAGCGGGCATTGTCATGGCAGATTGGGTCACGACAGTTAGCCCAACTTATGCCAATGAAATTTGTTATCAAGAATTTGCCTATGGTCTTGAAGGCACTTTAATTAAACGCCAAAAAGAAGGACGATTAATTGGTATTTTGAATGGTATAGATACCAATGTTTGGAATCCAGAAACGGATGCTTATATCAAGCGCACCTATTCTTCTGAAAAAGGGCGAGTCGCGGCTAAAAAAGAAAATAAAACTGCCTTGCTTAATTTTTGGGATCTTCCTCAAGAAGTAAGTGAGTCGGAAGCGATTGTGGTCGGCTTAGTCGGACGCTTAGTCCCGCAAAAGGGCATTGATTTGGTGCTTGAAGTGCTGCCAGACCTATTAGAAAAAACCGATGCCCGTTTTGTGTTTGTTGGCACTGGCAGCCCAAATTTTGAATATGCCCTGAGCGAAATGGCGCATCAATACCCTAATCGAGTGATGATTTATATTGGTTATTCAGAAGCCTTGGCTCATAAGGTAGAAGCGGGTGCAGATTTATTTTTAATGCCGTCGCGCTTTGAACCTTGCGGACTCAACCAACTTTATAGCTTGGCCTACGGTACTTTACCTGTTGTCCATCATACCGGTGGTTTAGCGGATACAGTGGTGAATGCTACAGACGAGAATATTCAAGCTGGCACAGCCACAGGATTTGTTTTTTACGATCCAAGTCGTCATGCGTTAAAGTCTACTTTATTACATGCGTTTCATTTGTATGGCAAAAAACGTACTTGGCAAAAAATCCAAAAAACGGGCATGGAAGTCAATTTTGGTTGGGATATCAGTGCAAAACGTTATATCGATCTGGTCAAATAA
- a CDS encoding phosphate/phosphite/phosphonate ABC transporter substrate-binding protein produces MVPLVRLVFFGVICTLGATSAAVMAKDSVPTYTFGIVPQQSASTLVKSWLPILKALEKETGFKLMFKTAPNIPEYEQRILRKEYDISYMNPYHYTIFSEKAGYKAFAMQGNKKIKGVLVARKDKLPMNLADLNNQEVAFPAPAAFAATVIPKAEMQKIGVTPLDKYTSSHESVYKTVAMGGAIAGGGIERTFANLEPAIRDQLAVFWTSKGYTPHAFAAIETVPWADVLKLQKAMLNLSNTPEGRKLLEAIKFKSIVAAQDSDWQDVRDLDIRLLDKMKQVSGSPNAN; encoded by the coding sequence GTGGTTCCTTTAGTAAGATTGGTGTTCTTTGGCGTAATTTGCACTCTGGGCGCAACCTCCGCAGCCGTTATGGCTAAAGATTCTGTCCCCACCTATACCTTTGGCATAGTGCCTCAGCAATCGGCTTCTACTCTGGTTAAAAGCTGGTTACCCATTCTAAAAGCCTTAGAAAAAGAAACTGGCTTTAAACTCATGTTTAAAACAGCGCCCAATATCCCAGAATATGAGCAACGCATTTTGCGAAAAGAATATGACATCAGTTACATGAATCCTTATCACTATACGATTTTTAGTGAAAAAGCGGGCTATAAGGCATTTGCAATGCAGGGTAACAAAAAAATAAAAGGCGTTTTAGTGGCCAGAAAAGATAAGTTACCCATGAACTTGGCAGACTTAAATAACCAAGAGGTGGCTTTTCCTGCCCCTGCGGCCTTTGCCGCAACCGTTATTCCAAAAGCAGAAATGCAAAAGATCGGCGTAACTCCCCTTGATAAATATACGTCCTCTCATGAGTCTGTTTACAAAACGGTGGCGATGGGCGGTGCGATTGCAGGGGGCGGTATCGAAAGAACTTTTGCCAATCTTGAGCCCGCAATTCGTGACCAGCTGGCCGTTTTTTGGACATCCAAAGGTTATACCCCTCATGCATTTGCAGCCATTGAAACGGTTCCTTGGGCAGATGTTTTAAAGTTACAAAAGGCTATGCTCAATTTGTCTAACACACCTGAAGGTCGCAAGTTGTTAGAAGCCATTAAGTTTAAAAGTATTGTAGCTGCGCAAGACAGTGATTGGCAGGATGTGAGAGATTTAGATATTCGCTTGCTGGATAAAATGAAGCAAGTGTCTGGAAGCCCAAATGCCAACTAA
- a CDS encoding GlcG/HbpS family heme-binding protein has translation MKLTQTLAASLIAVSLSAAAEDPMTVNVSRISMDVANKIAMATITSCRAEGIPVSVSVVDRNGIIQAQLRDTIAPPVSLEISYKKAYTSVMFNVKGSGLEGRANSPLQSMNVNLAFMAGSVPIQAGGKLYGAIGVSGAPDGKDDEKCAAAGLAAVIDDLEML, from the coding sequence ATGAAGTTAACTCAAACACTCGCAGCATCTTTAATTGCCGTCAGTTTAAGCGCAGCCGCAGAAGACCCGATGACCGTTAATGTATCGCGCATTTCTATGGATGTTGCCAATAAGATTGCCATGGCAACCATTACTTCTTGCCGCGCAGAGGGGATTCCCGTCAGCGTATCGGTTGTTGACCGTAACGGTATTATCCAAGCGCAATTAAGAGACACCATTGCGCCACCGGTCTCTTTAGAAATCAGCTATAAAAAAGCCTATACCTCGGTCATGTTTAATGTCAAAGGGTCTGGTTTAGAAGGGCGTGCTAACAGTCCTTTGCAAAGCATGAATGTTAATTTGGCATTTATGGCAGGTTCAGTACCGATTCAAGCGGGCGGAAAACTCTATGGTGCCATTGGCGTGAGTGGCGCACCTGATGGTAAAGACGATGAAAAATGCGCAGCAGCAGGATTGGCAGCTGTAATTGACGACTTGGAAATGCTATAA
- the malQ gene encoding 4-alpha-glucanotransferase, which yields MIQGRSAGVLLHPTSLPNEGQLGQLNDQAWLFLDWMEEAGLKIWQMLPLTQPVQGLSPYQSVSAFALNPALLPENWFMKLDEKAFKAYLKKAPHWLEDYALFMTLRVHFEHRSWSEWPKLYKDRDKKTLAAFAKKHELELLFLKKQQFALAHLWQKLKADANKRGIQLFGDMPIFVAYDSADVWANPEQFKLDENGCPTVVAGVPPDYFSETGQRWGNPHYNWEAMEQDGFKWWVQRVAESLEQFDLIRIDHFRGFEACWEVLATEETAMNGHWQKVPGQALLKTLQAKFPNLPLVAEDLGIITPEVVALKNEFNLPGMSILQFGFNGLPDNPHSLQEQVVNSVVYTGTHDNDTTLGWWKAIVDENTRYWIMSKLSKTYGDMPWPLIEAAMKSPAKMMFAPMQDFLGLDNNARMNIPGTADGNWGWQFSWSQVRPEIAPKIKKIVEATGR from the coding sequence ATTTGGCAAATGTTGCCTTTAACACAACCCGTGCAAGGTTTGTCACCTTATCAAAGCGTATCTGCGTTTGCTTTAAATCCCGCTTTGCTGCCAGAAAACTGGTTTATGAAGTTGGATGAAAAAGCATTTAAAGCCTATTTAAAAAAAGCGCCCCATTGGTTAGAAGACTATGCGTTGTTTATGACCTTGCGAGTTCATTTTGAACACCGCAGCTGGTCTGAGTGGCCCAAATTATACAAAGATCGCGACAAGAAAACCTTAGCCGCCTTTGCTAAAAAACACGAGCTAGAATTGTTGTTTCTGAAGAAACAACAGTTTGCACTTGCTCATCTGTGGCAAAAACTCAAAGCAGATGCCAATAAAAGAGGCATTCAACTGTTTGGCGATATGCCTATTTTTGTGGCTTATGATAGTGCGGATGTTTGGGCCAATCCAGAACAATTTAAATTGGATGAAAACGGCTGCCCAACCGTGGTTGCAGGGGTTCCACCAGACTACTTTTCTGAAACTGGTCAGCGCTGGGGTAACCCGCATTACAACTGGGAAGCGATGGAGCAAGATGGTTTCAAATGGTGGGTGCAACGCGTTGCTGAATCGTTAGAGCAATTTGATTTGATCCGCATTGACCATTTTCGCGGCTTTGAAGCCTGCTGGGAAGTGCTAGCAACCGAAGAAACGGCTATGAATGGACATTGGCAGAAAGTGCCTGGCCAAGCCTTGTTAAAAACATTACAGGCCAAGTTTCCAAATTTACCCTTGGTTGCTGAAGATTTGGGCATTATCACGCCTGAAGTGGTTGCATTAAAAAATGAGTTTAACTTACCCGGTATGTCCATTTTACAATTTGGTTTTAACGGCTTGCCGGATAATCCTCATTCGTTACAAGAACAAGTGGTTAACTCGGTGGTTTATACCGGAACGCATGATAACGACACCACCTTAGGTTGGTGGAAAGCCATTGTGGATGAAAATACGCGTTATTGGATTATGTCTAAATTATCGAAAACTTATGGTGATATGCCTTGGCCACTGATTGAAGCGGCCATGAAATCACCCGCTAAGATGATGTTTGCGCCTATGCAAGATTTTTTAGGTTTAGACAATAATGCCAGAATGAACATTCCGGGAACGGCTGATGGTAACTGGGGTTGGCAATTTAGTTGGTCACAAGTTCGTCCAGAGATTGCACCCAAAATCAAAAAAATAGTGGAAGCGACAGGGCGCTAA
- a CDS encoding glycogen/starch/alpha-glucan phosphorylase, with protein sequence MSTLEGFEKAKMIAEMQQLLGSEVKDLEEGFVHYLYNTLGRNVNSDAYYQFKALSYTVRDRLMHHWKKTWHAYNEGDIKKAYYLSMEFLIGRSLTNNLLNLGVETQTEKAMYDLGLSLEEIEDAERDAGLGNGGLGRLAACFMDSCATLQLPVMGYGLRYEYGMFKQRIQEGFQIEEPDHWLGFGNYPWEIQRSEYTRVVRFGGQTRMFTDPHTSKLSSLWENTSDVIAVPFDVPIPGFKNETVNTLRLWSAAAVEDFDLTQFNAGSYFEAVSDKSAAENITMVLYPNDTSENGKELRLRQQYFLVSASLQDVVCQWHHKYNGDFTNFAQYNVFQLNDTHPSLAVAELMRILLDDYFMEWTKAWEIVSSCMAYTNHTLLPEALERWSVPLFEKLLPRPLEIIYEINHRFLKQVAMKWPGDQNKLRQMSIIDEHNHVCMAYLAIVGSFSVNGVAALHSQLLKDGLFNDFYRLWPNRFNNKTNGVTQRRWMASSNPGLRALLKSKIGEEWITDLSQLSKIEDFVHDKEFRRSWMKVKRENKKRLAQLVKKTTGVDFPEDSLFDVQVKRIHEYKRQLLNVLHVIHLYSSIKRGQVDNWTNRCVIIGGKAAPGYAMAKNIIKLVNNVADIVNNDPDVGNKLKVAFIPNYRVSAMEIICPGTDVSEQISTAGKEASGTGNMKFMMNGAVTIGTLDGANVEILEAVGEENFFLFGLKTPEVEEMRHHYNPHHFIDSDEDLRAVLGLLESGHFNQFEPGIFNDIISSIKSSNDPWMTLADFRSYIDTQKAIGLAFQDHERWNTMSIINSARSGVFSTDRTMMEYNRDIWKLTPIAHNAK encoded by the coding sequence ATGTCAACGCTAGAAGGATTTGAAAAGGCAAAGATGATTGCTGAAATGCAACAATTGCTTGGTTCAGAAGTTAAAGACCTAGAAGAAGGTTTTGTTCATTACTTATACAACACCCTTGGGCGCAATGTTAATTCAGACGCCTATTACCAGTTTAAAGCGCTGTCTTACACGGTGCGTGACCGTTTGATGCACCACTGGAAAAAAACCTGGCATGCCTACAACGAAGGCGACATCAAGAAAGCCTACTATTTGTCGATGGAATTTTTGATTGGCCGCTCTTTAACCAACAACCTTTTAAACCTAGGCGTTGAAACACAAACCGAAAAAGCCATGTACGATTTAGGCTTGTCTTTAGAAGAAATTGAAGATGCAGAGCGTGATGCCGGTTTGGGCAATGGTGGCTTAGGGCGTTTGGCAGCTTGTTTTATGGATTCTTGTGCCACTTTGCAACTGCCGGTGATGGGTTATGGTTTGCGTTATGAATATGGCATGTTTAAGCAGCGCATTCAAGAAGGTTTTCAAATCGAAGAGCCTGATCACTGGTTAGGGTTTGGCAACTATCCTTGGGAAATTCAGCGTTCTGAATATACGCGTGTTGTTCGTTTTGGCGGACAAACGCGTATGTTCACCGACCCACATACCAGCAAATTATCTTCTCTTTGGGAAAATACCAGTGATGTGATTGCCGTACCTTTTGATGTGCCAATTCCTGGTTTTAAAAACGAAACAGTAAATACTCTGCGTTTATGGTCTGCGGCTGCGGTAGAAGATTTTGACTTAACCCAATTTAACGCAGGTTCTTATTTTGAAGCCGTGTCCGATAAGTCTGCTGCAGAAAATATCACCATGGTACTTTATCCAAACGATACCAGCGAAAATGGTAAAGAATTGCGTTTGCGTCAGCAATATTTTTTAGTGTCTGCGTCTTTGCAGGATGTTGTTTGCCAGTGGCATCATAAATACAATGGCGATTTCACCAACTTCGCCCAGTACAATGTGTTTCAGTTGAACGATACTCACCCCAGTTTGGCGGTGGCAGAATTGATGCGCATTTTATTAGATGACTATTTTATGGAATGGACCAAGGCTTGGGAAATAGTATCAAGCTGTATGGCTTACACCAACCATACCTTATTGCCAGAAGCCTTAGAACGCTGGTCAGTGCCTTTGTTTGAAAAACTATTACCACGCCCACTAGAAATTATTTATGAAATCAACCACCGTTTCTTAAAACAAGTTGCGATGAAGTGGCCTGGTGATCAAAACAAACTACGCCAAATGTCGATTATTGACGAGCACAATCATGTTTGTATGGCTTATTTAGCCATCGTCGGCAGTTTCTCGGTTAACGGTGTTGCCGCCTTGCATTCACAATTGCTAAAAGACGGTTTGTTTAATGACTTCTATCGTTTGTGGCCTAACCGTTTTAACAATAAAACCAATGGGGTAACACAGCGTCGTTGGATGGCCAGCAGTAATCCAGGATTGCGCGCTTTGTTAAAGTCAAAAATTGGCGAAGAATGGATTACCGATTTGTCGCAATTGAGCAAAATCGAAGATTTTGTGCATGACAAAGAGTTCCGTCGTTCTTGGATGAAAGTTAAACGTGAAAACAAAAAACGCTTAGCGCAACTGGTCAAGAAAACCACTGGCGTTGACTTCCCAGAAGATTCTTTGTTTGATGTTCAAGTTAAGCGTATCCATGAATACAAGCGTCAGTTATTAAATGTGTTACATGTGATTCACCTGTACTCATCCATCAAGCGTGGTCAAGTGGATAACTGGACGAATCGTTGTGTGATTATTGGTGGTAAAGCGGCTCCTGGTTATGCCATGGCCAAAAACATTATTAAGTTGGTCAATAATGTTGCAGACATTGTTAACAATGACCCAGATGTCGGCAATAAACTTAAAGTGGCTTTTATTCCTAACTACCGTGTTTCGGCGATGGAAATTATTTGTCCAGGTACGGATGTGTCTGAACAAATTTCAACGGCGGGTAAAGAAGCCTCGGGTACCGGTAACATGAAGTTTATGATGAACGGTGCGGTTACCATTGGAACTTTGGATGGTGCAAACGTTGAAATCTTAGAAGCGGTTGGTGAAGAAAACTTTTTCTTGTTCGGTTTAAAAACACCAGAAGTAGAAGAAATGCGCCACCATTACAATCCGCACCATTTTATCGATTCGGATGAAGATTTGCGAGCGGTCTTGGGATTATTAGAATCGGGGCACTTCAACCAGTTTGAGCCAGGTATCTTCAATGACATCATCAGTTCTATCAAGTCATCTAACGACCCTTGGATGACTTTAGCGGACTTCAGAAGTTATATTGATACTCAAAAAGCCATTGGCTTGGCTTTCCAAGATCACGAGCGTTGGAATACCATGAGTATTATCAACTCCGCCAGAAGTGGTGTGTTCTCAACCGACAGAACCATGATGGAATATAACCGTGACATTTGGAAGTTAACGCCTATTGCACATAACGCCAAATAA
- the glgB gene encoding 1,4-alpha-glucan branching protein GlgB — MIDISTIEKDIQQLQAGTHHDPFQILGCHKEGKGWVLRAWLPTAESANVEGKIPLGRIEGTDLFVASISSQKKKTLPQHFSVHWTEADGSEHQAVTPYTFLPGLGELDLHLFVEGRHWKVYEHLGAHYKEIDGVTGVQFAVWAPAASRVSVVGDFNGWHGLRHPMRTIGNGVWELFIPGLHPGDIYKYEIRNSNTGHCLIKTDPYAQAMELRPKTGSLVFNSAHEWQDTDWMQSRETFDWQKSPINIYEVHLGSWQLDDEGGFLNYREIAHRLVSYVKWMGFTHIELLPITEHPFDPSWGYQTTGYFAPTSRFGTPDDFRYFVDYCHQNGIGVYLDWVPAHFPKDEFALARFDGSALYEHEDPRQGEHQDWGTYIFNFGRNEVRNFLVANALYWLKHFHIDGLRVDAVASMLYLDYSREHGQWIPNKHGGRENLEAIEFMQVLNEEVHAQCPGTVVMAEESTSWPMVSRPTWMGGLGYSMKWNMGWMNDTLNYFEYDPVYRPYHHNQLTFSQIYAYSENFILPLSHDEVVHMKHSLVNKMPGDLWQRMANLRILLAYQQLHPGKKLLFMGSEFAQFGEWADARSLDWYLCERPENKGVQLLSRDLNHLYKNHSALHQRDFESAGFEWIDCHDYEQSILSFLRVSDTEKFVCLFNFTPVPRQLYRIGLPEAGTYQEILNTDSEVYGGSNMGNGGYIEAEHQPWMNRPYSAELTLPPLSVLVLKKI, encoded by the coding sequence ATGATAGATATTTCAACCATAGAAAAAGATATACAGCAGCTGCAAGCCGGAACACATCACGATCCTTTCCAAATTTTGGGGTGTCACAAAGAGGGCAAGGGATGGGTGTTGCGTGCTTGGTTGCCCACGGCTGAATCAGCGAATGTTGAAGGCAAAATACCGCTTGGAAGAATTGAAGGCACAGACTTATTTGTAGCGTCCATTTCTAGCCAAAAAAAGAAAACATTACCCCAGCATTTTTCGGTGCATTGGACAGAAGCGGATGGTTCAGAGCATCAAGCGGTTACGCCTTATACATTTTTGCCTGGCTTAGGTGAATTAGATCTACATCTGTTTGTTGAAGGGCGGCATTGGAAGGTTTATGAGCATCTAGGTGCACATTACAAAGAAATTGACGGTGTCACCGGTGTGCAGTTTGCTGTTTGGGCGCCGGCAGCCAGTCGCGTGTCTGTTGTGGGTGATTTTAATGGCTGGCACGGTTTGCGTCATCCTATGCGCACCATCGGAAACGGCGTTTGGGAGTTGTTTATTCCCGGCTTGCACCCTGGTGATATTTATAAATATGAAATCCGTAATAGCAATACGGGACACTGTTTAATCAAAACAGATCCTTATGCTCAAGCCATGGAGTTGCGTCCTAAAACGGGTAGCTTAGTATTCAACTCAGCGCATGAGTGGCAAGATACGGATTGGATGCAGTCCAGAGAAACTTTCGACTGGCAGAAATCCCCCATTAATATCTACGAAGTGCATCTAGGCTCTTGGCAGTTAGACGACGAAGGTGGTTTTTTAAACTATCGAGAAATTGCGCATCGATTAGTGTCTTACGTGAAATGGATGGGCTTTACCCACATTGAATTATTGCCGATTACTGAACACCCATTTGACCCTTCATGGGGTTATCAAACCACCGGATATTTTGCCCCAACATCGCGTTTTGGAACGCCAGATGATTTCCGTTATTTTGTTGATTACTGTCACCAAAATGGCATAGGCGTGTATTTGGATTGGGTGCCTGCGCATTTTCCAAAAGACGAATTTGCCTTAGCCCGTTTTGATGGTTCAGCACTGTACGAGCATGAAGATCCTCGTCAAGGTGAGCATCAAGATTGGGGGACTTATATTTTCAACTTTGGACGCAATGAAGTGCGCAACTTTTTAGTGGCTAACGCCTTGTACTGGTTAAAGCATTTTCACATTGATGGTTTGCGAGTGGATGCGGTGGCTTCTATGTTGTATCTGGATTATTCTCGTGAACACGGTCAATGGATTCCTAATAAACATGGCGGTCGTGAAAACCTAGAAGCCATTGAGTTTATGCAGGTTTTAAACGAAGAAGTGCACGCGCAATGTCCCGGCACTGTGGTCATGGCAGAGGAGTCAACTTCTTGGCCCATGGTGTCGCGCCCTACTTGGATGGGGGGCTTGGGCTATTCTATGAAGTGGAATATGGGCTGGATGAACGATACGCTCAACTATTTTGAGTATGATCCTGTGTATCGCCCGTATCACCATAACCAATTGACTTTCAGTCAAATTTACGCCTATTCAGAAAACTTTATATTGCCCTTGTCGCATGACGAAGTGGTGCATATGAAGCACTCTTTGGTAAACAAAATGCCAGGTGATCTATGGCAGCGCATGGCTAACCTAAGAATTTTGCTGGCTTATCAGCAACTGCACCCTGGTAAAAAACTGTTGTTTATGGGCAGTGAATTTGCCCAGTTTGGTGAGTGGGCAGATGCTCGCAGTTTAGATTGGTATCTCTGTGAGCGCCCAGAAAATAAAGGGGTTCAATTGCTGTCGCGCGATTTAAACCATCTTTATAAAAACCATTCGGCATTACACCAGCGTGATTTTGAAAGTGCAGGCTTTGAGTGGATAGATTGTCACGATTATGAACAGTCTATCTTGAGCTTTTTGCGTGTTAGCGACACAGAAAAATTTGTGTGTCTATTTAACTTTACACCTGTGCCGCGCCAGTTGTATCGCATTGGCTTACCCGAGGCGGGCACTTATCAAGAAATATTGAATACCGACTCTGAAGTCTATGGCGGAAGTAATATGGGTAATGGTGGCTATATTGAGGCTGAACATCAGCCTTGGATGAACCGTCCTTATTCAGCAGAACTGACTTTGCCGCCTTTGTCAGTATTGGTTTTAAAGAAAATATAA
- a CDS encoding HAMP domain-containing sensor histidine kinase, protein MPTNPIEQIPAKTIIFGVNPFSFRIKTIIGVGLIEAFLLSFLLFQTFSYIQKTQQEYVENTAGVATKIFASAIENALLASDVATIEDYISSALSNKNILYVRVYANNELLAQGGDAELLRQPFEADNFLSNLTDAVYDQSYKISFYDTEFGEIQLGYGVKALESSFDEAKNKFIVIALVELLASGLFSFVLGLYLTRQLKLLEEGANKVAQGDLDFTLDVSSKDEFGRLAATFNQMLGSIKYQKHLTDTANTQLHALLNIAEGAYMLCDKDSNILFVNSAFKDVFECYSIVDRKIDDFDALLKIMSVSDELVLVNDLIANGELNAKEDKTYHDILKLDVRGEIRILERTIKLAKSGKESAWLAIYMFDITEEFRMNEMRDNFLSHAAHEFRTPVTGIFGFTELLMARDYPPEQAKELYKMIHQQSSRLIAMITELLDLAQLDASHQSSLTLAPLDLGLLVREVVANHPYSLHPVHHSLNIAANLPLIKGDKDKLYRAIANIYSNALKYSPKDSTVEVFVLQDKADQVSLLVNDKGQGLKSDELKQIGQRFWRADKSGKIPGTGLGVALSKEIVELHKGSFEVLSTYGKGTCIVISLPVKGSVEG, encoded by the coding sequence ATGCCAACTAACCCAATAGAGCAGATTCCCGCTAAAACGATTATTTTTGGCGTAAATCCATTTTCATTTCGAATTAAAACGATTATAGGCGTTGGTCTAATCGAAGCTTTTTTATTGAGTTTTTTGTTATTTCAAACCTTCAGTTACATTCAAAAAACACAGCAAGAGTATGTAGAAAACACTGCCGGCGTTGCCACCAAGATATTTGCCAGTGCCATTGAGAATGCCTTATTGGCATCAGATGTCGCCACCATTGAAGATTACATTAGCTCGGCATTAAGCAACAAAAATATCTTATATGTTCGGGTCTATGCCAATAATGAATTGCTTGCTCAAGGTGGTGATGCGGAATTATTGCGTCAACCTTTCGAAGCAGATAACTTTTTATCGAATTTAACCGATGCGGTCTATGACCAGTCTTACAAAATCTCCTTTTATGATACGGAGTTTGGTGAGATTCAATTGGGTTATGGTGTAAAAGCGTTAGAAAGTTCTTTTGATGAAGCCAAAAACAAATTCATTGTGATTGCTTTAGTTGAATTGTTAGCTTCAGGATTGTTTTCATTTGTATTGGGGCTTTATTTAACCCGTCAATTAAAATTATTAGAAGAAGGGGCAAACAAAGTTGCTCAAGGCGACTTAGATTTTACGCTGGATGTCAGCTCTAAAGATGAGTTTGGGCGTTTGGCTGCTACCTTTAACCAAATGTTGGGCTCTATAAAGTATCAAAAGCATTTAACAGATACCGCCAACACTCAATTACATGCGTTATTAAATATTGCTGAGGGCGCCTATATGCTCTGCGACAAAGACAGCAATATTCTCTTTGTAAACAGTGCTTTTAAAGATGTTTTTGAGTGCTACAGCATTGTTGACCGCAAGATTGACGATTTTGATGCCTTATTAAAAATCATGAGTGTATCTGATGAGTTGGTCTTGGTGAACGACCTTATCGCAAACGGTGAGCTGAACGCTAAAGAAGATAAAACTTATCATGACATTTTGAAATTGGATGTTAGAGGTGAGATAAGAATTCTTGAGAGAACCATTAAATTAGCTAAGTCAGGGAAAGAATCAGCTTGGCTGGCCATTTATATGTTTGATATTACCGAAGAGTTTCGCATGAATGAAATGCGAGATAACTTTTTATCGCATGCTGCGCATGAATTTAGAACGCCCGTTACCGGTATTTTTGGTTTTACAGAGCTGCTCATGGCAAGAGATTATCCGCCTGAACAAGCCAAAGAACTTTACAAGATGATACATCAACAATCATCACGATTAATTGCCATGATTACCGAGTTGTTAGATTTGGCGCAGTTAGATGCTTCGCATCAAAGCAGTTTAACTTTGGCACCATTGGATTTAGGGTTGTTGGTTAGGGAAGTGGTTGCAAATCATCCTTATAGCTTACATCCCGTTCATCACAGTTTGAATATTGCGGCAAATTTGCCTCTCATAAAAGGTGATAAAGACAAACTTTATCGCGCAATTGCCAATATTTATAGCAATGCTTTGAAGTATTCACCCAAGGACAGTACGGTTGAGGTTTTTGTTTTGCAAGACAAAGCAGACCAAGTCAGTTTGTTGGTCAATGATAAAGGCCAAGGGTTAAAGTCGGATGAGCTTAAGCAGATTGGCCAAAGATTTTGGCGCGCAGATAAAAGCGGCAAGATTCCCGGCACAGGATTAGGAGTAGCCTTATCAAAAGAAATTGTGGAGTTACATAAGGGATCATTTGAAGTATTAAGTACTTACGGCAAAGGGACTTGTATCGTGATTAGTCTTCCTGTTAAAGGGAGTGTCGAGGGATAG